A segment of the Asinibacterium sp. OR53 genome:
AAACCATTACAAAGAACTGAATTTCGACATGGTGGCAGTATCCGATCTCTGGAAGAAAAGAAGAGAGGAAGGTATGGCGGTGTTGAAAGAACGCATGGGGCATGATATTGTGGGATGCCGTAACAACGAAGAATTGTACGGAATGAAGAATATCGACGCTGTATTCATCAGCACACCCGATTTCGCGCATGCAAGACATGCGATCGAAGCGGTAAAAGCAGGATGTGATGCGTATGTGGAGAAGCCATTTGCCGAAACAATGGAAGACAACCGTGCGGCATTGAAAGCAGTAAAAGAATCGGGCAAGATCGTACAGATCGGTTCGCAACGCAGGAGTGGTAAGAATTACCAGGCCGCGGCCGATTTTATCCAGGCTGGAAAATTCGGTCCCATTACCATGGTAGAGCTCACCTGGAACGTGAACCAGCCGGGACGCTGGCGCAGGCCCGACCTGGTGGCGCAACTGAAACAGGAAGACACCGACTGGAACCGCTTCCTTCTGAACAGGCCTCATGAAGCATGGGATCCCCGCAAATACCTGGAGTACCGTTTGTTCTGGCCGTTCTCATCGGGTTTACCCGGACAGTGGATGTCGCACCAGATCGATACCGTGCATTGGTTCTCCGGACTGAAACATCCACGCAGCGTAGCTGCGAACGGAGGCATATACCAGTGGAAGGACGGACGCCGCAACTGGGATACCATCACTGCTGTATTCGATTATGGTCCCGAGAACGATCCCACTACAGGCTTCCAGGTGGTATTCGCTTCAAGAATGCACAACGGTGATGAGAATCCGTCTGAAATGTATTATTCCAATGGCGGTGAGCTCAACCTGATCACCAATAAAGTATCACCCAAGGGCGGACTGAAAGCCGGTCCCGCCAGCGCCATGCATATGCAACCCAACCTGCTGCCCGAGCTAAGCCTGGTGGAGAAGGTAGAGAAGGTGGAAACTTCTGCCAACACCGGTGGTGATAAGCTCACTTCAGCACACGTAAGGAACTGGATGGAATGTGTCCGCAGCAGACAGCAGCCTCATGCGTCGGTGGAAGCAGGTTATGCTCATTCTATTGCCAATATCATGACCACTGCAGCCGTGCATACGGGTATGAAAGTTACGTTCGATGAAAAAACACAGGAGGTAATGGCAGGCGGTAAAGTATTTAAATACTGATTTTATCACAATATTTCTGTCACTTTATTATTCATAAGGCAGTATAAAAAAGCACAATATTAATATTGTGCTTTTTTTCTTTGAAAATTCTTTGTTAAAAGTTAATTTTCAAAGAATTATGTGTAATTTGTACACGCTTAATAACAAAAACTGCCATTATGAATTTTACGAAGCTTGCCAAACCCATGCTTATGGGGTTACTAGCCTGCCTATGCTCCCTCCTGGTGCAGGCGCAAACCAAAACAATTACTGGTAAGGTCACAGATCGAAAAGACGGAAGTCCTTTGTCTGGCGTATCAGTTACAGTCAAGGGGGCTAAAACAGGTACTCAAACCGATGCAACAGGTGCTTTCAGAATTAATGTACCTGCATCCGCCAAAACACTTGTTATCTCTTCAGTAGGTTATGCAAATGAACAGGTCAGCATTGAAAATAAGACCTCGATCCAGGTGAGCCTGGGTTCTGTGAGCGAACAACTGAGTGATGTGGTGGTAATCGGTTATGGTACCCGGAAAGTAAAAGATGCAACCGGTTCGGTTGCAGCCCTGACAGCAAAAGATTTTAACAAAGGAGCGATTGCTACTCCGGATGAACTATTGCAGGGCCGCACACCCGGTGTGATTGTAACACCTGCCAGTGGTGAACCGGGAGCAGCTGCAACTATTAATATCCGGGGATCTGCTTCTATCAGAGGCAACCAGGAACCCTTGTATGTAGTGGATGGGGTGCCTATCAGCCCGGGAGGTACTACAGGTAATAACACTTCGCTGGGTAGTTCTTCACCCAGGAACCCGCTTGCATTTATCAACCCCAGTGATATCGAAAGCATCAGCGTATTAAAAGATGCCTCTTCGGCAGCCATCTATGGTTCACGCGGTGCGAATGGTGTAATCATCATTACCACCAAAAGCGGTAAAGGTACAGGCGGCTTTCAGGCCAGTGTATCTACCGGTGTTGCTACGCCTGCTTCCAGGTACAATTTGCTGAATGCACAGGATTTTTTATTGGCAGTTAAAAAAGCGAATATCGATGCTGGTACCAGCCCTGCCGATGCAGCAACCGCCGTGCAACTGGTGGATAAAGGATACAGCACCAACTGGCAGGACCAGATTTACCGTACAGGCATTAACCAGAATTATAACCTTAGCTGGGGTTTTTCACATAAATCAACCGCTTTACGACTGAGTGGCTCTTACGACGATATTCAGGGCATCATCAAAAGTAGTGGTATGAAGAGATCAACTGTCAGAGCCAACTTAACGCAGAAATTCCTGAACGACAGGTTGAGGTTCGACATTAATGCAACTTACTCCAGGGTTAAAAACCAATACCCACCTTTGAGCAATAACGCCGGATACCAGGGAAGCCTGCTGGGAGCGGCCATCACATTCAACCCCACTTATCCAATCTACAATCCCGATGGAACGTTCTTCGATCCCAAGGATGGTAACAGGAACCCAGCGGAAATGCTCAGTTATTTTAATGATAATGATAAAAACAATCGTTTCCTGACTAATGTGAGCGGTTCTTATGAGCTCATCAAAGGATTGGTTTATAAAGCAACTTTCGGATACGACAAATCAACCAGTGAAAGGTTTTCTTTTGCTGACCCTCGTTTAAGCAGTAATGCTTTTGGTGGTACTAACAATGTTTTTGGTAAAGATCTCGGAAACCAGATTGAAGGTAACGGACGGGGAACCAAACAGAACCTGGATCTGAAATCGGTACTGGTTGAACATACCCTTACTTATGATAAATCATTCAGCAACCAAGTGCTCAATGCCGTAGTAGGTTATTCTTACCAGAGCACTGAAGCGACTTATGCAGGACAGGTTGGCTGGGGACTGGCCACACCAGTGGTGAAAGCTACAGACGTGTTTGCATTGAATTATAGTCAATTCAAAAACTTTTACAATTTTGTTCCCGATTATACAAAATATGAACTGCAATCATACTTCGGTCGTATCAACTATACCATCGCCGATAAGTACCTGTTGACAGCTACCATGCGCGCTGATGGTTCTTCAAAGTTTGGTACCAATAATAAATATGGCTATTTTCCCGCTTTTGCGGCCAAATGGAAACTCCTGAAAGAAGGTTTTGCAGCCAATAGCCTCGGCAAGATATTCAGTGAGTTCAGCATCCGTGCCAACTACGGTAAGCTGGGTAGCCAGGATGGCATCGGCGCCTATGACGCGGTGAACCTGCAGCAGACTTACGTTGGTAACTCAGGCCAGCCTGAAACGCAATTCCTGCACCAGGGTAACCCCGATTTGAAATGGGAGCAATCTACCACTACCGGTGTTGGATTGGATTTTGCTACCCTGGACAACAGGCTCACCGGTACTATTGATTACTATTATACTAAAAGGAAAGACCTGCTCTTTTATACACCCACACCGGGCGGCTTCTCTGCCCAGGCTTTCTGGTGGGTGAATCTTCCCGGATATGTTACCAATGAAGGTGTGGAACTGGGCTTGAATTACAGTGCTATACAGGGCCGTAAATTCACATGGAATATCGGTTATAATATGTCACTTATTAAGAACAGGGTTCAGGACTTCAATGTAACAGTAAATACAGGTGCGGTGAACGGGCAGGGATTGTCCGGCGCTTATGCACAAACATTTGCCAATGGGTATCCGTTATTTACCTGGAAGATGCCTACTTTCCAAGGATTTGACGGTAACGGAAATGCCAGGTATGCAGCAGGCGGAAAAGATCAATTACAAGGAAGCGCATTACCTACCTTCCTGGCAGGTTTGACTAACAGCTTTACCTGGGGCAGGTGGAATGCCAGCATTTTCTTTAATGCAGTGCGTGGCTTCTACGAGTACAACAATACAGCAAATGCACTGTTCCTGAAAGGAAGTATCAAAACAGCACACAATGTGGATTATACTGTAGCGAATAGCCCCGAGAACCCGATCAACCCGGGTAGTGTATCTACAAGATTTTTGGAGAAAGGAGATTTCGTAAGATTGTCCAACGCCAGCATCGGTTATTCATTCAACATGAAGAAGAGTAAGGTGATTAAAACGCTGACGGTTACAGCATCAGGACAAAACCTGGCATTGATTACCAAATACTCAGGCCTGGATCCTGAAGTCAACATTGACCACCAGATCAGCGGTGTTCCATCCCGTGGATTTGATTACACCGGTTATCCTAAACCAAGAACCATTACATTGGGTATCAATGTTGGATTTTAATTAACCGAAAAACTACAATTATCATGAAAAATATATTCAAATATTATTTAGCTCCGGGTGTAACGCTGATGGCGCTGGTAGGTATCACGTCCTGTACCAAGCTGGATACCAAGATAAAAGACCCGAATTCCATAGCGCCGACCACTGCCGGAGGCGCTCCTGCACCTTCTTCTTTGTCGAAAGTGTATGAGCAATTGAATCAATTATTAGGGCAGGGCAACTCTTATGCCATGCAGGAACATACCACCGATGAGATCCTGGGACCCACACGCGGTACAGACTGGGATGACTTCGGAACCTGGCGCAAATTGCACTTGCATACCTGGGATGGTTCACACAACCAGATCAACGATACCTGGAATGGCTTGAATGGTGCATTGTTCCAGACCACCCTTTTAGCGGAAACTGCAACCGGACAAACACAGGCCGAAGCCAAGTTTTTGCGCGCTTATTTCACTTATGTGGTGTGCGACTTATTCGGACAGGTACAACACAGGCCTGCAACGGCTGCGGCTGCGGTTATTCCTGATGTGTATACCCGTTCACAGGCCATCGATTTCATCATCAGTGAACTGGAATCCGTTATTCCAAACCTGCCGTCTTTTAACCATACCAACCGGAATATGGCTACGAAAGAAGCAGCCCAGTTCCTGCTGGCCAAAGCTTATCTGAACAAAGCAGTGTATAAGCAGGATCCTACCAAACCTGCAGGCCCGTATACATTCAACGCGGCTGATATGAATAAAGTGATCAGCCTGTGTAATGCCATTGCTGCTAATCCTAGCCTGTCTATCTCTGCCAACTACTGGGATAACTTCAGATGGGATAATGGCACAAAATCAACGGAGGATATTTTTGTTCGCCAGAACAGTGGCGGTATCAACGTTGTTTGGGCTACCTGCATGGGCTTCCACTATGCGCAGGCCCCCAGTGGCTGGAACGGATTTACCACACTGGCTGATTTTTACAACAGCTTCAGCGATGGCGACATGCGTAAAGGAATGGCGTTGCCTGGTTATACCGATCAGGTGGGAAGTAATGTAGGGTTCCTGGTAGGCCAGATACAGGGTCCCCAGGGTGGTAAGATCGGAAACCCGATCGTGAACCTGAAAGACAGGAGCGGAAACCCGCTGGTGTTCACCTCCGATGTGAGCCTGTTCTTCTCTTCTGAAACAAAAGGTATCCGTACCGTGAAATATCCCCTGGATCCTTCTACCATCAACAATGGCGGATGGAGCAGCCAGAACGAATATGTGTTCTTCCGTTTGGCCGACGCACGCCTGATGAAAGCAGAAGCTATTTTAAGAGGCGGTACCGATGCAGAAACTCCTTTAGCTATTGTAAACAGTATCCGTACCAGCAGGAATGCACCGCTGCTGGCCAATGTTGATCTTACAGCACTGCTGGCAGAAAGAGGAAGGGAGCTGTATCTCGAAACCTGGAGAAGGAACGACATGATCAGGTATGGCGTATTCAATAACCCGGTTGGAGAAAGACCTGCTGCTTCTGATCCTTCAAGGGTAGTATTCCCCATTCCCAACATAGCACTTTCATCTAACCCGAACCTCAAACAGAATTTTGGATATTGATCGTAAATCCCCGTGGATCATAAAATTGAAAGGCCATTGTATTAATGGCCTTTCTTTATATTTACGTATGAAGCGCCACCACCTGACAGTTGTTTTAATTTTCCTTGTTCTACCATACCTCTCTTGTCGCCAAAAGCAAAAAGACGGATTGTTCAGCCTGGTTGAAAACAGCGCTGTTCATTTTGAAAACAAACTAACCGAGAGCAGCAATTTCAATGTATTCAATTACAGGAACTTTTATAA
Coding sequences within it:
- a CDS encoding Gfo/Idh/MocA family protein — protein: MSNRRTFIKQTAKATAGVYAASLGFSAKSYANIIGANDRVRVGVVGFSDRFRQSHLPCFQNHYKELNFDMVAVSDLWKKRREEGMAVLKERMGHDIVGCRNNEELYGMKNIDAVFISTPDFAHARHAIEAVKAGCDAYVEKPFAETMEDNRAALKAVKESGKIVQIGSQRRSGKNYQAAADFIQAGKFGPITMVELTWNVNQPGRWRRPDLVAQLKQEDTDWNRFLLNRPHEAWDPRKYLEYRLFWPFSSGLPGQWMSHQIDTVHWFSGLKHPRSVAANGGIYQWKDGRRNWDTITAVFDYGPENDPTTGFQVVFASRMHNGDENPSEMYYSNGGELNLITNKVSPKGGLKAGPASAMHMQPNLLPELSLVEKVEKVETSANTGGDKLTSAHVRNWMECVRSRQQPHASVEAGYAHSIANIMTTAAVHTGMKVTFDEKTQEVMAGGKVFKY
- a CDS encoding SusC/RagA family TonB-linked outer membrane protein, giving the protein MNFTKLAKPMLMGLLACLCSLLVQAQTKTITGKVTDRKDGSPLSGVSVTVKGAKTGTQTDATGAFRINVPASAKTLVISSVGYANEQVSIENKTSIQVSLGSVSEQLSDVVVIGYGTRKVKDATGSVAALTAKDFNKGAIATPDELLQGRTPGVIVTPASGEPGAAATINIRGSASIRGNQEPLYVVDGVPISPGGTTGNNTSLGSSSPRNPLAFINPSDIESISVLKDASSAAIYGSRGANGVIIITTKSGKGTGGFQASVSTGVATPASRYNLLNAQDFLLAVKKANIDAGTSPADAATAVQLVDKGYSTNWQDQIYRTGINQNYNLSWGFSHKSTALRLSGSYDDIQGIIKSSGMKRSTVRANLTQKFLNDRLRFDINATYSRVKNQYPPLSNNAGYQGSLLGAAITFNPTYPIYNPDGTFFDPKDGNRNPAEMLSYFNDNDKNNRFLTNVSGSYELIKGLVYKATFGYDKSTSERFSFADPRLSSNAFGGTNNVFGKDLGNQIEGNGRGTKQNLDLKSVLVEHTLTYDKSFSNQVLNAVVGYSYQSTEATYAGQVGWGLATPVVKATDVFALNYSQFKNFYNFVPDYTKYELQSYFGRINYTIADKYLLTATMRADGSSKFGTNNKYGYFPAFAAKWKLLKEGFAANSLGKIFSEFSIRANYGKLGSQDGIGAYDAVNLQQTYVGNSGQPETQFLHQGNPDLKWEQSTTTGVGLDFATLDNRLTGTIDYYYTKRKDLLFYTPTPGGFSAQAFWWVNLPGYVTNEGVELGLNYSAIQGRKFTWNIGYNMSLIKNRVQDFNVTVNTGAVNGQGLSGAYAQTFANGYPLFTWKMPTFQGFDGNGNARYAAGGKDQLQGSALPTFLAGLTNSFTWGRWNASIFFNAVRGFYEYNNTANALFLKGSIKTAHNVDYTVANSPENPINPGSVSTRFLEKGDFVRLSNASIGYSFNMKKSKVIKTLTVTASGQNLALITKYSGLDPEVNIDHQISGVPSRGFDYTGYPKPRTITLGINVGF
- a CDS encoding RagB/SusD family nutrient uptake outer membrane protein, which codes for MKNIFKYYLAPGVTLMALVGITSCTKLDTKIKDPNSIAPTTAGGAPAPSSLSKVYEQLNQLLGQGNSYAMQEHTTDEILGPTRGTDWDDFGTWRKLHLHTWDGSHNQINDTWNGLNGALFQTTLLAETATGQTQAEAKFLRAYFTYVVCDLFGQVQHRPATAAAAVIPDVYTRSQAIDFIISELESVIPNLPSFNHTNRNMATKEAAQFLLAKAYLNKAVYKQDPTKPAGPYTFNAADMNKVISLCNAIAANPSLSISANYWDNFRWDNGTKSTEDIFVRQNSGGINVVWATCMGFHYAQAPSGWNGFTTLADFYNSFSDGDMRKGMALPGYTDQVGSNVGFLVGQIQGPQGGKIGNPIVNLKDRSGNPLVFTSDVSLFFSSETKGIRTVKYPLDPSTINNGGWSSQNEYVFFRLADARLMKAEAILRGGTDAETPLAIVNSIRTSRNAPLLANVDLTALLAERGRELYLETWRRNDMIRYGVFNNPVGERPAASDPSRVVFPIPNIALSSNPNLKQNFGY